The region GGTCCTTCTACTCAATTTGTGCGAACTCATATCTAAAAGTTTAACAGAATAGTGGAACAACAGTATCACAATAATATTCGTCAGAATATTAGAGTTTATCTGATATTAAAAGTTCATCTAAACCCATTCGCCCCTGATGCCTCCAAATTCGAAATCGGGCGATGTCCTTTCTGGTCACCATTCCAATCACCTGAAATACATAGTCACGCCAACGTATGATTTCGATATTCAATTACCACATTACATGAGCACTCTTGATTAATCCAAAATTACCACTcacgataatttttcatttgttcgatattttatttagtcCAATTCaacataataaattatataaataacaaTGATGTTTTCAACCAAGTTACCTGTTTTCCGCATTTACTTTTAAATGCCAGTCATCGAATTGTTTTCATGCACACACCCGTTATGTAGTGGTTCTTGATTGGCCAAGTATAGTTTTTTAGTTACATGTGGCATTACCAACATATGGACAATTTTTCGCAAAGCATTTCAAGAACTTTGAGTGTTCGATTACagaatatacataatatgtaGGCTTACCTCATTTGTATCATTGACTATTGGTAGGTGGCGCAGTCCCAAGGCCCTGAAGAGCCTGAATACCCGTGGTAAAGTGGCAGACTGAAATGATAACATTTATTTGGAATGTTTTGTTGACTGacattgttgttattatctaTTTTACTTGATACAGTTCTTAGTCCAAATTATACGCAGTGGTGTAGTTATCATAAGCAGTaactattatttataaaaataagaatagaAGCATCAACTAATGTTCAAAGTGAcaaaaacaattataataaaaacaacagCAAATGATTAAATGCAATCAATTTATGATCAATCTCAATTTTAGAATTAGTAgcaaaagtaaataaataatggaaAACACAACTTGTCATGTATATCGTCCGTTAATTTGGAAAACAAGTTGAtatcaggttttttttaagAAGGTTGGCTACTAAAAACTGAAGTGATGAGATATCGGTTGAAGTCATGCAGGATATAGATGTAGTGTTCGGCTATTATTTTCTAGAGTTTGGAAAAGTTTACctaaatggttaaaaaaaaaaacgctgtAGGCCGATTTTCCATTGTTAACGGAACCAACTTGTCCAAAACAAAGCCGTTCAGAATCACTGTGTGCATGTGTATGTACTTGCAGCATACACCTTGATGCATGCAAAACGATTAGGATCGGAGAATCGTAAAATATTCTTACATGTTGAACTGTATACGGCGATGGATTCATAAAGGGTCGTAAATCCATATTGTAGGTTTTTTCGTCTGCAGTAACGTTGACATGGTCAATAGTAGAATATCGAGGATACTCGCTTCTGAACATTTCGATGTTCAGAAATTCATCCCAATATTCACTGTATtcattgtatattttattctgtAGTAAAACAATTAGCTGAGATCGCAAAATCAAGCCTCTGAACCGCCCGTAGGAATTTATTTCTTCCTGAAATACACATTTAAAtatcatacatataataaaatgaagtAGCTTCAGACTTGTTTATAAATAGTGTCAATTATGTGCTTGAGATTCTATGATTTTGTTTCATAGAAATCAGACATATCATCGTAACAACCACTGCCGAACAGATTTCTCAAGTATCTGAACATGTTTACCTTTCACTACGAAGTTATTGGTGGTTGGCACGCTCGAATTATTTGTATCCAAGGATTTCGTCAAGAGTGGTTAAGAGAATTAAAAATCGTGTTATGGGCTAATCTAAAATGggttattttttacttttttatctcATTAGGCCTTGGggatttacatttttttaccaaatgaTTCTTCagtttttaaagatttcaTTGGGTTATCCGCAATACAAATGTAGTGCACCCATGTTTTTCAAAAGATTCTTATTCTGTTAATATTGATGCTCTAAGCATAGTTTATCCTATTTGATGTGAAAAATGAGTAAACagctaaaaattaattttctacagTTTAATGTAAAAGCAaagtttctttcatttttagcTTAAAACCATAAACTGCCTAAGACGTATCGATatggaagaataaaaaaatctgagaacTGATTGATTCTTCAAATgtacaattttgtaaacaGAATTTTAGAGAATTACTTATTTTCAGTTCACTATTGAGATCTAAAAATTTAgttaaaagatttttttcatacctgaTCACTCGTTGGTGGGTCAACAACAGGAAATCCGTTAAATGAAACACATTTCAGAAGCTCGACTATATGGCCGACGTTTTCAACAGTTTTCAGTGTAACCACAGGATGACTCATTATTTCACTTGCATAAATATTGTTTGATAACGGTGGTGGTTCCCATGGTAATATGGGTACTCCGGTCATTTGTATGTGAATATCGTAGATACCCTGTGTTCATAAGCTGTTTCATTACAATATTCAAAACTGTGTTGATCTTATTTCAAATGAGAAAGTtagataaatatttaaattgttCCTATTGTTGGTGACAATGTTTAATATGATTCATGAAAAGTTATTTCATATCAGTAACAATATTGCACACACTAATTTCAATTACCTCAGTTATCAACAGTTTGACTATACAATTACTAGTATTGATAGTAGAAATTGACTCAATTGCCATAGTATTCAACCCTCACAATTTAACAAGTACATACCTCATTGAAGAAATCACCAACCCATTTGGCCATTAAGAGTACAATAATAAGTGGAAGACCAAAGAATATTCCATCAGTTGCCTCTATAAGAATTACGGTCAAGCTGATTGTCATTCTAACTACACCGCCAAGCTGAGCAGCTGCACCTAATAATGCATATTTTCTTGGATCAAAGatttcctaaaaaaaaaaaagagtggTGTGGTTGAAGTTTGACAGTTTGAAATACGGAGTATAGTATAATCATGTGAAATTTCTTACACAGTTGGGCCACAACTTGGAAAGGCCGGATCCAACTAATCTACCCCAGGCAGCGCCAATCAAAAGTGAAGGGATGAAGAGACCACTCGACATAGAAAGACCGAAAGTGCAAGCAGCCAAGAGAAAGTACAAGATTACGAAGATAACCagtgtttcatcattttggGAACCTGTGATGGATCAATTTTAAACTATAAATCGTatggctgaaaaattgaacttcGCATAGGACTTGATGTTATACTTTCGattaataaagtaaaaaaccACTTGATAAATTGACAATATTGATATTGAATCCTTATTAGTGCTGACATTGTTTcgttttgcataaaaaaattcctaatATCCAATAGTGTGGAGTAccgcaaaatttttattttctccagATATTTGGAATAATTTCTCACAATATCACAAGGTTTTGCGTTTAGATCAAAGTTATGTTTCTGTAATTTCCATTGTTGCCTTGAATGGTATCGTCCCTCTTTTTCCCCGATACGTGTTacactattattttttaaaattatgagAATTTACAGGACACAAATAGAACTCTAGGATTTTTGAGACCCCTGGACGCAATCTCACTTGTCGACCGCTACCCCATCATTATTATGGTGAACAGATATCTAATAACAACCAAAACAACATTGTAGTCGTACTCTAATACTCAATGGAGTATTATAAAGTACAAAAGCAATTTTGTATGGGGGATGAATAATAGTATGGCAGGtaagttcaatattttttttgtcacaaacagcgtaaatatttttaaaacatgtCCTGAAATCAATGTataagtaaaaatataaaaatcagaacAGTTGGAGCGTAATattattacttatttttgtAAGACTTTTTAAGAATATCGTTGTACATGGTTATTCAAGTTCAATTTTCAAGCTGCATGCAGGCTTTGTAATAGGCTTGGTAtgcatttcaaattttcaatttcttgtcTGGCTTAGGTTTTAGGtctgaattttgaaatctgGGATATCCCAGAAGCAATATTTCGTTCTGTAGTCCTGATACTTTACTTGAGATTCAGAGCTGAGAAGCcacattatttaatattcccGAATAACACGCAATGCAATACAAACTGTTAAAAGCGGGTTTAAGAAGTATTGACTGTGTCTTGCTTACCTTTGGAATCATGAAACAGTGAGTTAACGCTACTTTCAGGAGTTTGAAACCAGAGAGCAGCAACTGCACTGTATTTTCCATCCTCACAATACATTTGAATAGGAAAATCCATAGAGAACTCTTCTGTACTCTTGCAATcatcaataaaataaatcatcaGGAATCCAAGGGTGGCACTCAGAACTGCTATAAACAAGGCTTCGAGCACTTTTATCCAATTCGTTTTTATAAACCGCAGCCGAAAGcatgaaattttgtaattgaCGTGATTCCAAAGTGCTCCAAGAACTCCCCCCAATGTTCCAATTATCATGAACAATGGTATTTCATAGAATTGATACggtatttcatcaaattttcccAAGTTTATCAATCCTGGATAGGATAGTTCACCTGGATGTCCATGATATGCACTAAGAATTATGTTCATCGTAAAAGTTGTTATCATGCTAGCGAAAAAAGTTCTCCAGGTCAAACTTTGCTTAAAAAAACTGGTGCCTTCTTCGATACTAAACAACACCCCACCTACAGTAACACACAatagaattaattaattaattctgaGAACACAATAAGTATGTTACTTCAACTGTAGAAAGCAGAAATGTAGTACAATTATTGGAGAACATGCTTCATAGCTTCATTGGAAATAGACTTTTATCATGTGAGGCAGTGTGTTAGTAAATGATCATGCTTATGATAAGATGTTTGGTTGGCAAATTGATTTGTCAAAAGATTGATCAAATAAATCTACATATATGAGACGGTCTGATACTTTTGTTAAGAATGCAACATCTAAAGTTTTGTACATGTAACAGTGAGAAAGCTTAATTTACAATACAGCTGAGTCTAAtcacaacaatttttttatgttatacTAAAATGAAGTTCTAAGTGGTTGATAGATAAAAACAAACCGATTGGTGCTCCAAACGCTGCAGATACACCTGATGCTGCACCTCCTGATACAAAATCTCGTTTCTCATGATCCTCTCGGAAATActtaaaaattccaaaatcttTTTTGAAAGTTGTACTTTTGCCTTGCGAAATGCCTGCCGCCACAACCGCTCCAGAATGTATCATTGGTCCCTCCTATAAAATGTAAGCATTATTATCCTGATGTATTAAAGATAATTGATTTTATATAAACTCTAATAGATTTAGGGTATTGCCTAGGATGTAATTTGGAAAATGCTgtgaaattcaagaaaattatttgcattcaaagaaaacatcacatttcgcaaaaattataatatcagTGAATCCAAAggtaagttgaaaaaaagtgcGATAAATTGCAGGAttgagaattttcaaaattttctagtgtcctatgaaattttctgggcttctttttatatttcaaaattgtatttaCTTCACTTATATGATTGAAATACTTTACCTTTCCTCCAGCTAGGCCACCAACCACAGTGCAAATGACCCCGATCATTTTTACAACTAACGTTTTGATTCGGACAACCCTTGGCACTTTAACTCCGTTCAAGTAGCATTTAATTTGTGGAATCCCACTGCCGGCTGCTACAGGTTCGACATATGCCACTAAGATAGAGCCTATTAAAACTGGTACTAAGTTCATGACTAGCCAGAGGAGATATGGCAACCATAAACAGTTTTGAGAAATGCATTGATCAATACCTTTGTAATGCAGTCAAGGTCAATATAtaagttttaaaaatgataatataaatttgtagCACTTACGAGTgttctattcattttttaatgcaaatgGAACTGCCTAAAATATAATGGTATAGATTTCCAGATCATGCAGTGAATGGAAATTAGAATATAGAATATATTAGTAGAACCCATGCATTCTCGTCCCATCAACAACACTGATATTCTCTCTATGATCCCATGATTACACAAGCAGCCTGGCATCAATGCCTTGATGATTTGAGAAGATTTATTCTGTTCTGGACGATttgtaatttgattttttgaacacACGAAAGATCAAGAGTAAGATATCGTGTGAAGGACTCACTTACAGGACATTTTGTAGATTATTACTATATTGCAATAAaggatacatttttttaatgagtTATACTTCAGTTTTGACGCCTCACTAATAGATATGTCGACAAAGCATGCAATAAGAGCAGTGAAAATTCCTATGAGTAAGAAAATAAACCATCGTGCAACATTTTTCTTGACCACAAATTTGTatcccttttttctttcttcatccAACAGTAATTGATTTTCACAGGTGTCATAATCAAGACTCTGAAAGAACAATGAAAAGTTTTAATATCATACTTATAcctataaaataattaaaaatcattacagACTATGTACTGCTCTCTTTCTTTAGGTATAATCTATGATAATTTAAGTAAAGACGACGACAGTTTAGGGCCTCAAGGAAATCACAAATGGGTCGTTCTACTGGCATTTCAAGGAAATGATGAATAATGCATATGGTACAGATATATAACAAATTAAAATGTGCTGTATCTATCGACAGGGTAAAGTCACTGTACTGAAATCATGCTGCCTGTCATGCTAGTGACTCAAAAAATACTTGAACATAGCGATGTTTCATGATTGCAAACTCCTAATGGTGAAAAACATAGGCAGCATTGTTCTTGAATCCGTGCGAGTAGCAGTATTCTTAAAAATCTTAGCGATAATATAATACAGGTTGAATTTATTCGAACCTCCGCTGTGAGAGTGCATGACTATCGCAACTCTAGCTGAGTCATGATCGTGTTGCTAGGTATGACGATTAACTGAcaataatacaaaatataGTTTAATGGAAATGTGAGGAATAAGACGAAAAcattaaaattttatgtaaCCTCATAATTGGCCGAAAGGTAGTTCATAGCCCCAGGGAGTATTGCCTCTGATGAAAGCCTTGTAAACGACATGTGATTTGTGCATTCGGAGGCACTGGATAAAGTAGCATTATGGTTGGTCCTCGTTCTCTGTGGAAAACAAAAGCGAATGAAAATCGTGCCAGCAGGGATTAGAATTGCATGATTCTTACCGGAAATCTGACGCTGACGTCTTCGTTtaaataagaatgaaaattattcctaGGCGGTTTTAAAAGTTTATCAAAGTCGTCGGACGAAAAGTCAACACTATCGTTTATGGTTACGTTCGAGACCGTTGGTTCGTCTTGCTCCATGGTTTTCTTTAGAGATCGATTTCTGCCagtttaaaaattaagaaattacGACAACAGTAAAGCGGCACATTATTGACAGCGACGTTCAACATTTGTTCAAAAATCACGTGGGTGACACTTCATTTGACAGCACACGATCTATACACCTGTTCTGTTATACAGCTTGCGATTGACAGGGAAACAGAAGAAACTACGCAATGTGCGAGTCTCTAACCCCGACAAAAGCATATTGCGTCATTGCAGGGACTTCACCGCGTGATTCAACATTCATACGCGGTAAAAAGAAGATAACCTTCGTGTAGTATATCAGTGATCCTATGGTTTCATTTCCTCGCATCACGCCTGACTCAACCAGGCAAGGCACGTTTGCCactgaaaaaatatgacattCGAATGGAGAACGCTGATCAGTCACGTGACGAATCAGCTGCAGCAGAGACCAAAGGACAGAGCTAGTCCCGCGGTGGTTCTCTCTCTGACGTACGATTAAGAGAGTGATGTAAGACCGTGGGGCGGAGACTATTCTCTTTGAATGTACATGGGGTAGGTATACGTTCTAAATAATGTGAATGAAAAACTAGCCGTTGGAGCTGATAGCTGGACACGCGAAACTTTTGCAACGTACATAAGGACCTTGCTGAACAGTGTTTAACCTGTAATTCTCGAAGTGAAATAATGTATGACATACGTAGAATAGCTCTTTAATGATATTTGTACGTTTTGatgtttcaaattcactaCCTTATTTTATTCTAACTTCATAGATGTGGGTGTCAGCTTTGTCTACGTTTATGCGAAAAGTTTGCTTCGCTTGCGGCGATTATTGTTgcgttttgttttcatttagCAGATATCTGCTGACAAGTTTTGCTTAGAATGATCAGCTTCGATTTTGATAGCAATTGGGGCATACATCTGTTCCTAATATTGCTAGCAATGCTTTGTAAGCATTGCTGTCTTTTCGCTATAAAATTTGCACGCGTGTTGTTATCTAAGAATTCCATAAAATCTCTACATAGTTGTTTCTGGAATTGTTTATTACAAATGTTGAATCACCGTGAAGGTAAAGCTCTTGAAGCCGCTGATACTTGTATGCCACAGATCCAGAAACGGCAATTAAATGGATAGATGTGAACACGATCAAAAAAACAGTCAGAACTCGCAAAAGAATTGAAGCACTGAATGCCGATTCCATTGAAAATCTTTGTAATTCGTTAGTTAACGCACATTATCCCGCTCAACCGAAGCAATTACAAACTATGAACCTTTACGGCTTTATGAAATATTACAGAATTAAACATATGGTTAATTTGGCAGACCTTGATGGGGCCAGTCTAAGAACTACCTCCATAaatcatttaaataaaatgtaatttagctatttatttttttagactTTATTTAAACTGATAAAAAACTACAGAACCAATAAAAACCAAAACCAGTCTAAGCTGAACAAAGCTGCATTGATCGATACAGAGTTAGTAAAAACAATAGTAGATTGTGTTTATTTATACCTAACTaactttttatttgttacgtttatttccacatttttccGAAGAGGGATGTCTCTCTACATGAAGTTACCTTTGAATGATGTACTTGACAGTATtgagaattaatttcaatattttttgtacatgtaaaaataatttttgccaATATCTATTcggatagttttttttttaaacaacgaAATAATTTTCGAGGGTAGCTATTCTAATAGGTTTCACGATAAAGAAGTATTTTTGTGGATACAAGGGTTTTTAACGTCATTCTACTTACTGATATTCGCGTTATTCAGTTTCCGAAGTCAtcacaaaattacaaaaattatactgCGGTTGCTACTCTGTTAcaaaagtgattttaaaatttttctaactttCCTGTTTTCCTTTTTGCCGTTGACAACTATAGTATACATACTGTAACTTGCCAAAGAGATGTGCACCTTGTTGATTTTAATTaagaaatttatcaaaaagtaAAACCAGAGTTTGTACGCTTTTTGGAACCCGAatttccctgacttttccaaGTGTTCCAGCTTGaaaataggattttttttcagtaacctTCCAAGAAATATGCTGCTcattaatgacaatttttttgcatattaaTACCAATACCTCCGATATTACCTAGTAATTAATTTACTGTCCGACtactaatttacaaacaacagccagcgattttcggtaaaaaaacACGAAAGAAGGTTTAATATCAAGTAATGTACGTATAAGAACGAGTTTACTTCTTCAAGAAACTTAAAATTCCAGTCTTAATTTCGGAATTCCCTAActtttccctgacttttccctgcGTTTTCCTGAGTTTTCCCTGTGCGTACGGACCCTGAAAATGTATTTACGTGGAATTCACTCTGATTAAACTAGAGAAATCCGAAGGTATTACGATTCCACATGCGTTATACATTATCGAAgcataaattttattgacaaTGAGTTATATTTACGCCAgaataaaattgtcatttgaaaaattacaatatgtTAGTATTTGGCCAGTGAAAATAAGTTCTCTTATGCTTTTTTCCACACCACCGCAAGCGGTAAGCACCcggcgcgttttttttttacgtggtaTCCCCAGTGGTCCTACTCCACAGAGAATGGTAGCAAGATCGATCTTacgttcttcgaaaaattgcaagtgactttttttcacatgttaattatggtaaattgtttttcccaaTCGATTTGTATTTGCGTATATTCGCGGTTGGTTCGCAACTTATCAGTTCATATAACTCGCTGACTATTTATGATCGATGAAAGATGACTGTTTCAATTATGGATGAAAGATGGTTGTTTTATTATGCATGAAgggtgattattttcattctacaGGCGAACAGCGATTGATTTTGGATGTTCGCGTACgggttatttttcttatgaGGTATGAGATAATCAATAAAATGGAGAACCTGGTGAATATGTAAAACAATCAATACCTAAACCAAGATCGAAATTACGAATGGCTGCAAGACGTTGGCATTTACCTATCGGAAGACGATGCAGAAATCTTTGAAggaatgaaaacaaatcaGAGTAGAATCAGCGTAACCACCAAAATAAGACAGAGCTGTATAATTCTACAGTAAAATACAAACCGAACATGACCTGTGAGCCactcgagaaaaaaaactcaatcACTAAAACAATCGCAATAAAAGACTGTAAAACCATTAAGAAAAACA is a window of Neodiprion pinetum isolate iyNeoPine1 chromosome 4, iyNeoPine1.2, whole genome shotgun sequence DNA encoding:
- the ClC-b gene encoding H(+)/Cl(-) exchange transporter 7 isoform X1, with product MEQDEPTVSNVTINDSVDFSSDDFDKLLKPPRNNFHSYLNEDVSVRFPRTRTNHNATLSSASECTNHMSFTRLSSEAILPGAMNYLSANYESLDYDTCENQLLLDEERKKGYKFVVKKNVARWFIFLLIGIFTALIACFVDISISEASKLKYNSLKKCIDQCISQNCLWLPYLLWLVMNLVPVLIGSILVAYVEPVAAGSGIPQIKCYLNGVKVPRVVRIKTLVVKMIGVICTVVGGLAGGKEGPMIHSGAVVAAGISQGKSTTFKKDFGIFKYFREDHEKRDFVSGGAASGVSAAFGAPIGGVLFSIEEGTSFFKQSLTWRTFFASMITTFTMNIILSAYHGHPGELSYPGLINLGKFDEIPYQFYEIPLFMIIGTLGGVLGALWNHVNYKISCFRLRFIKTNWIKVLEALFIAVLSATLGFLMIYFIDDCKSTEEFSMDFPIQMYCEDGKYSAVAALWFQTPESSVNSLFHDSKGSQNDETLVIFVILYFLLAACTFGLSMSSGLFIPSLLIGAAWGRLVGSGLSKLWPNCEIFDPRKYALLGAAAQLGGVVRMTISLTVILIEATDGIFFGLPLIIVLLMAKWVGDFFNEGIYDIHIQMTGVPILPWEPPPLSNNIYASEIMSHPVVTLKTVENVGHIVELLKCVSFNGFPVVDPPTSDQEEINSYGRFRGLILRSQLIVLLQNKIYNEYSEYWDEFLNIEMFRSEYPRYSTIDHVNVTADEKTYNMDLRPFMNPSPYTVQHSATLPRVFRLFRALGLRHLPIVNDTNEVIGMVTRKDIARFRIWRHQGRMGLDELLISDKL
- the ClC-b gene encoding H(+)/Cl(-) exchange transporter 7 isoform X2, with amino-acid sequence MEQDEPTVSNVTINDSVDFSSDDFDKLLKPPRNNFHSYLNEDVSVRFPRTRTNHNATLSSASECTNHMSFTRLSSEAILPGAMNYLSANYESLDYDTCENQLLLDEERKKGYKFVVKKNVARWFIFLLIGIFTALIACFVDISISEASKLKYNSLKKCIDQCISQNCLWLPYLLWLVMNLVPVLIGSILVAYVEPVAAGSGIPQIKCYLNGVKVPRVVRIKTLVVKMIGVICTVVGGLAGGKEGPMIHSGAVVAAGISQGKSTTFKKDFGIFKYFREDHEKRDFVSGGAASGVSAAFGAPIGGVLFSIEEGTSFFKQSLTWRTFFASMITTFTMNIILSAYHGHPGELSYPGLINLGKFDEIPYQFYEIPLFMIIGTLGGVLGALWNHVNYKISCFRLRFIKTNWIKVLEALFIAVLSATLGFLMIYFIDDCKSTEEFSMDFPIQMYCEDGKYSAVAALWFQTPESSVNSLFHDSKGSQNDETLVIFVILYFLLAACTFGLSMSSGLFIPSLLIGAAWGRLVGSGLSKLWPNCEIFDPRKYALLGAAAQLGGVVRMTISLTVILIEATDGIFFGLPLIIVLLMAKWVGDFFNEGIYDIHIQMTGVPILPWEPPPLSNNIYASEIMSHPVVTLKTVENVGHIVELLKCVSFNGFPVVDPPTSDQISP